The following proteins come from a genomic window of Pirellula staleyi DSM 6068:
- a CDS encoding type II secretion system F family protein translates to MGPVAFLLLLPLAVALKMASRLLEPLDQRSRASTYYLLDQVSHLLFIFVLFALIWVLTGWLSLLVNLLLIVVLLMYVDRFRRAEHEALLWSLAISAERGVNIIEAAEAYASESTSDVAIRSSAIATSLRGGQSLENAVRYARLRLSTCMKLAVSFGGRLGRVSPLLELQKSEAMAVANQLRGQVLNVIMLLFQLFVLCFVVCFTILKIMPVMRKILSEFGLKEPDAFQFVYRLLEQDWFFPLGGIIVTVVAIAGPILMALLIFIYVGWISRGLPGISWMTRRYDAALVLAGIRHGVLAGLPLDETLLRLAQVYPLWSIRHRLELARRRIAGGANWTTALQNVGLLPQADAALLDSAERAGNLPWALKAVSEGLLRRLLRWAERLNQFLWPCLIFMLGGVVFFMGYVVFVVLSELVRYLA, encoded by the coding sequence ATGGGACCTGTTGCGTTTCTACTACTGCTGCCGCTGGCCGTGGCCCTCAAGATGGCAAGTCGCCTACTCGAGCCGCTCGATCAACGTTCGCGCGCGAGCACGTACTATCTGCTCGATCAGGTAAGCCATCTTCTCTTTATTTTCGTACTGTTTGCTTTGATCTGGGTACTCACAGGGTGGCTCTCCCTGTTGGTGAACCTGCTGCTGATCGTGGTGCTGCTGATGTATGTCGATCGCTTTCGACGCGCCGAGCACGAAGCGCTCCTCTGGTCGCTCGCTATCTCAGCCGAACGTGGCGTGAACATCATCGAGGCCGCTGAAGCCTATGCAAGTGAATCGACAAGCGACGTGGCAATTCGCAGCAGCGCCATAGCGACCTCGCTACGCGGTGGACAATCGCTCGAAAATGCGGTGCGTTATGCTCGCTTGCGACTCTCGACCTGCATGAAGCTTGCCGTCAGTTTCGGTGGACGCCTGGGCCGAGTTTCTCCTCTGCTGGAACTTCAGAAAAGCGAGGCCATGGCTGTCGCCAATCAGCTGCGAGGGCAAGTTCTGAATGTCATCATGCTCCTGTTTCAGCTGTTTGTGCTCTGCTTTGTCGTTTGCTTCACGATACTTAAGATTATGCCCGTGATGAGAAAAATATTAAGCGAGTTCGGTCTGAAAGAACCCGACGCTTTTCAGTTCGTATATCGGCTGCTTGAGCAAGACTGGTTCTTTCCGCTCGGTGGCATCATCGTCACCGTAGTTGCGATTGCTGGGCCGATACTGATGGCTTTGCTGATCTTCATTTACGTCGGATGGATATCACGTGGTCTACCAGGAATCTCTTGGATGACTCGCCGCTACGATGCGGCACTTGTCCTCGCGGGAATTCGGCACGGAGTGCTGGCAGGACTTCCGCTCGATGAAACGCTCCTGCGTTTGGCACAGGTTTATCCCCTTTGGTCGATTCGTCACCGACTCGAATTGGCCCGGCGACGGATTGCGGGTGGAGCCAACTGGACGACTGCTCTGCAGAACGTGGGGCTCCTTCCTCAGGCGGATGCGGCTCTGCTCGATTCCGCAGAGCGGGCTGGCAATCTCCCTTGGGCTTTGAAGGCAGTGAGTGAAGGACTCCTGCGGAGGCTATTGCGCTGGGCAGAGCGACTGAATCAATTCCTATGGCCCTGTTTGATTTTCATGCTCGGTGGAGTCGTCTTCTTCATGGGCTACGTGGTCTTCGTGGTGCTGTCCGAACTTGTGAGGTACCTCGCATGA
- a CDS encoding ATPase, T2SS/T4P/T4SS family, with translation MTIDPVVRFRSDIEKLSPSSDLYATTFVEKLLALAIELGASDIHLQPTAGKLTIDLRIDGVLQSVGLFSAGTSTDIIARLKVLAKLLTYRTDVPQEGRLHDPAQAIEMRISTFPTMAGERAVVRLFAPRGKLRTLGELEFSADVLRQLHDWLAQSSGAILLTGPAGSGKSTTAYAALRHVASNSTMRRSILTLEDPIEVVVEGAVQSQVQPSAGFTLATGLRSLLRQDPEVIMVGEVRDRETVETLIQASLTGHLVVSTFHAGSTADALCRLLDLGIEPYLVRSAIRGLWHQRLLRRRAAESMDYAGRFPIVEVLPPLEGELAKKLLARSDAREIQQASLCAGMIPLRSRAEEALASGRTDLAEIVRVLGISAGDPPTIE, from the coding sequence GTGACGATTGACCCAGTGGTTCGATTTCGAAGCGACATCGAGAAGCTCTCGCCGTCGAGTGATCTCTACGCGACGACGTTTGTCGAGAAACTTCTCGCGCTCGCGATTGAGCTTGGCGCGAGCGATATCCATTTGCAGCCGACCGCAGGCAAGTTGACGATCGATTTGCGGATCGATGGTGTGCTGCAGTCGGTGGGGCTGTTCAGTGCCGGGACCTCGACCGACATTATCGCGCGGCTGAAGGTGCTGGCCAAACTCCTGACTTATCGAACCGACGTTCCTCAAGAAGGTCGCTTGCACGATCCAGCTCAAGCGATCGAAATGCGCATCAGCACCTTTCCGACGATGGCTGGCGAGCGCGCGGTGGTTCGGCTGTTTGCTCCACGTGGCAAGTTGCGCACGCTTGGCGAACTCGAGTTCAGCGCCGATGTGCTTCGTCAGCTTCACGATTGGCTCGCGCAGTCGAGCGGCGCCATCCTCCTCACAGGACCTGCCGGGAGCGGCAAGTCGACGACCGCTTACGCCGCACTGCGCCACGTGGCAAGCAACTCCACCATGCGTCGCAGCATCCTCACGCTTGAAGATCCAATCGAAGTGGTGGTGGAAGGGGCTGTTCAGTCGCAGGTTCAACCCTCTGCCGGTTTCACCTTGGCAACAGGGCTCCGCTCTCTGCTGCGCCAAGACCCTGAAGTCATCATGGTGGGAGAAGTGCGCGATCGCGAGACGGTGGAAACCTTGATTCAAGCCTCGCTGACCGGGCATCTCGTCGTGAGCACGTTTCATGCGGGGAGCACCGCTGACGCACTTTGCCGTCTCCTTGATCTGGGGATCGAGCCGTACTTGGTACGCTCCGCCATTCGCGGTCTTTGGCATCAACGCCTCTTGCGTCGCCGAGCGGCAGAATCGATGGACTACGCAGGCCGGTTTCCGATCGTCGAGGTACTTCCGCCGCTCGAAGGGGAGCTTGCAAAGAAACTTCTCGCTCGCAGCGACGCGCGCGAGATTCAGCAGGCGAGTCTATGCGCGGGAATGATTCCCCTCCGATCGCGCGCGGAAGAAGCACTCGCGAGTGGGAGAACCGATTTGGCCGAGATTGTTCGAGTTCTCGGAATTTCTGCTGGCGATCCCCCCACGATCGAGTAG
- a CDS encoding ABC transporter ATP-binding protein, with translation MPSRESTSRDRPLVDIRDVSVQFGTQRVLRNLSLTIPRGQTCCIIGESGCGKTVLLKSLVGLLRPTSGEVLFDGKNLSRLSDKELTRERIRLGYLFQNAALFDSMTVGQNVAFPLRQHRQVTDKQVQELVLARLAEVGLPDTVVTKKPAELSGGMRKRVGLARALVLNPELMLYDEPTTGLDPIMSDVINELIMSTRRHHNVTGIVITHDMRTAHKVADRVVMLYPLPRLSPEESQVIFDGTPEELERCKDRRVRQFIRGEAGERLMELRQSSAMMPAH, from the coding sequence ATGCCAAGCCGCGAATCCACTTCGCGCGACCGGCCCCTCGTCGACATTCGTGACGTGAGTGTGCAGTTCGGTACGCAGCGAGTGCTGCGCAATCTGTCGCTCACCATTCCACGAGGACAAACCTGCTGCATCATTGGCGAATCGGGCTGTGGAAAAACAGTGCTCCTTAAATCGCTCGTCGGCCTGCTTCGTCCCACCTCTGGCGAAGTGCTGTTCGACGGAAAGAACTTAAGTCGCCTCAGCGATAAAGAGCTGACACGTGAGCGAATTCGGCTCGGCTATTTGTTCCAAAACGCGGCTTTGTTCGACAGCATGACGGTGGGCCAGAATGTTGCGTTTCCCTTGCGTCAACATCGCCAAGTGACCGACAAGCAGGTGCAGGAACTGGTACTAGCGCGACTCGCCGAAGTTGGTTTGCCCGATACCGTCGTGACGAAAAAACCGGCTGAATTATCGGGTGGTATGCGTAAACGCGTAGGTCTCGCGCGAGCGCTTGTGCTCAATCCCGAACTGATGCTCTACGACGAGCCAACCACCGGTCTCGACCCGATCATGAGCGACGTGATTAACGAACTCATCATGAGCACGCGCCGACATCACAATGTCACCGGCATCGTGATCACGCACGACATGCGAACTGCTCACAAAGTGGCCGATCGAGTGGTGATGCTCTATCCGCTCCCTCGACTTAGCCCTGAAGAATCGCAAGTGATTTTCGATGGAACGCCAGAAGAACTCGAGCGCTGCAAGGATCGTCGCGTTCGGCAGTTCATTCGTGGCGAAGCGGGCGAGCGGCTCATGGAACTTCGTCAATCGAGTGCCATGATGCCTGCCCACTAA
- a CDS encoding ABC transporter permease, producing the protein MSTDAPTSNQQPPAGILQSLADQVTDWGAVVVDGLITIGDLTIFAMRTISWMLFKLPRRETLLPNFYQVGVLSLPVIALTGTFIGMVLAVQSYFTFRDLGLETRMGAVINMTLVRELGPVLAATMLAGRVGCAMAAELGTMRVTEQIDALESMGADPIYYLVVPRFLACLFLIPTLTIMADFMGVVGGYFYSTVVLSIDKHHYWYNSEQFVGNFDLFSGILKSLFFGAAIAVVSCYRGFHCTPGAEGVGRAATAAFVHSFVLILVIDLFLGKMLYTLYYQLVPNAGKLF; encoded by the coding sequence ATGTCGACCGACGCACCAACCAGCAACCAGCAGCCACCGGCAGGGATTCTGCAATCGCTTGCCGATCAGGTGACCGACTGGGGGGCCGTGGTCGTCGATGGACTGATCACAATTGGCGATCTCACGATTTTTGCGATGCGCACGATCAGCTGGATGCTCTTTAAGCTTCCACGCCGCGAAACCTTGCTTCCCAACTTCTACCAAGTGGGTGTGCTGAGTCTTCCGGTGATCGCGCTCACTGGCACGTTCATCGGCATGGTGCTTGCCGTGCAGAGCTACTTTACGTTTCGCGATCTGGGACTCGAAACGCGCATGGGAGCTGTCATCAACATGACGCTGGTGCGCGAGCTTGGCCCGGTGCTGGCCGCGACGATGCTCGCTGGTCGCGTTGGCTGCGCCATGGCAGCAGAACTCGGCACGATGCGCGTGACCGAGCAGATCGACGCGCTGGAGAGCATGGGGGCCGATCCGATTTACTATCTGGTAGTCCCACGATTTCTCGCGTGCCTATTCCTGATTCCCACCCTCACAATCATGGCCGACTTCATGGGAGTGGTGGGGGGCTATTTCTATAGCACCGTCGTTTTAAGCATCGACAAACATCACTACTGGTACAACAGCGAACAGTTCGTCGGCAACTTCGATCTGTTCAGTGGCATTCTGAAGAGTCTCTTCTTTGGGGCTGCGATTGCGGTGGTGAGTTGCTATCGCGGTTTTCACTGCACCCCCGGTGCTGAAGGTGTCGGTCGCGCTGCAACCGCAGCCTTTGTCCATTCGTTTGTCCTGATCCTCGTGATCGACCTGTTCCTCGGGAAAATGCTCTACACGCTTTACTATCAACTCGTTCCGAATGCCGGGAAACTGTTCTAG
- a CDS encoding DUF1559 domain-containing protein translates to MKCHLSMLRSHATVRRAFTLVELLVVIAIIGVLVALLLPAVQAAREAARRSSCQSHLVQMIIAVHHYESVYQRYPAGTQEPKGPILSAPPGMHHGWLIALMPMVEQRNVFSAVDPNVSVYHKKHIPVVDASLPLLHCPSAPTPDTGYSDYAAVHHDVEAPIDTTNNGVFFLNSKVRYDDITDGSSNTLFLGEKITDAWDLHWLSGTRATLRNTGVVPNFLSFANGGIVRPGNGIGFQMPSDSSGWGGGAGMPGMLPGEFPPEEGTAPADPEEEMMQDLVIPVMPGAMPPGGTMGMPGMPSVPGMSGMPGMPGMQGPGPPLPNIGPGNPLFVGGFGSSHPGGAMFVLGDGSSRFISNGVNPQVFSLLGNRRDGSLPQKY, encoded by the coding sequence GTGAAATGCCACCTTTCCATGCTGCGATCGCATGCCACTGTTCGCCGCGCGTTCACACTCGTCGAGTTGCTGGTAGTTATCGCGATCATTGGTGTTCTCGTTGCGCTTTTGCTCCCAGCTGTGCAGGCAGCACGTGAAGCTGCTCGGCGTAGCAGCTGCCAGTCGCATCTGGTGCAGATGATCATCGCCGTGCATCACTACGAGTCGGTTTATCAGCGTTATCCTGCGGGTACTCAGGAACCGAAGGGCCCGATTCTGAGTGCTCCTCCTGGAATGCATCACGGCTGGCTGATCGCGCTTATGCCGATGGTGGAACAACGCAATGTGTTCAGCGCGGTCGATCCGAATGTAAGTGTCTATCACAAAAAACATATCCCAGTCGTCGATGCTTCGCTTCCACTCCTCCATTGTCCCTCGGCTCCCACTCCGGACACAGGATATAGCGACTACGCGGCCGTGCATCACGATGTGGAGGCTCCGATTGATACCACCAATAACGGCGTCTTCTTCCTCAACAGTAAAGTGCGTTACGACGACATCACCGACGGTTCGAGCAATACGCTCTTCCTCGGCGAAAAGATCACCGATGCATGGGATTTGCATTGGCTTTCCGGTACCCGCGCTACGCTTCGCAACACGGGTGTGGTTCCCAACTTTTTAAGCTTTGCCAACGGTGGCATTGTTCGTCCTGGCAATGGAATTGGCTTCCAAATGCCCAGCGACTCGAGCGGCTGGGGCGGAGGTGCTGGGATGCCCGGCATGCTTCCTGGAGAATTTCCTCCTGAAGAAGGAACAGCCCCCGCAGACCCTGAAGAAGAGATGATGCAAGATCTGGTGATTCCGGTGATGCCTGGGGCGATGCCACCGGGAGGCACCATGGGGATGCCTGGAATGCCAAGTGTTCCAGGAATGTCAGGTATGCCTGGCATGCCCGGTATGCAGGGGCCGGGACCACCCTTGCCGAATATTGGCCCAGGAAACCCGCTCTTTGTGGGTGGCTTCGGCAGTTCTCACCCAGGCGGCGCCATGTTTGTGCTTGGAGATGGATCGAGTCGATTTATCTCCAATGGCGTTAACCCCCAAGTCTTCTCATTGCTGGGAAATCGCCGCGATGGATCGCTTCCGCAAAAGTACTAA
- a CDS encoding IS5 family transposase has product MKHTTGKSYPSDVTDAEWEFLLPYLSLMREDVPQRAYSLRDQFNAMRYVVKTGIQWDFLPHEMPPWRAVYQQMRRWFEAGVFEEIAQDLRLMVRLLEGRDEQPTAVIMDARTLQSTPESGGRAGYDGAKKKKGSKANIAVDTLGNLLAVYITAANEQDRDQVAILSQRVQEVTGSNVEIAYVDQGYTGAAAAEQAEASSIRLQVIKHTETKRGFVLLPRRWVVERTFGWLSRFRRLARDYERLTVTLTNFHWLAFLTILLAKIYRQSQ; this is encoded by the coding sequence ATGAAACACACGACAGGGAAGTCGTATCCCAGCGACGTAACGGATGCGGAGTGGGAATTCCTGCTCCCTTACTTAAGCCTCATGCGCGAGGATGTGCCGCAGCGCGCCTATTCACTGCGCGACCAGTTTAACGCCATGCGCTACGTGGTGAAAACAGGAATCCAGTGGGACTTCCTGCCGCATGAAATGCCTCCGTGGCGGGCCGTCTATCAACAAATGCGACGCTGGTTCGAAGCGGGAGTCTTTGAGGAAATTGCGCAAGACCTCAGGCTGATGGTGCGTCTTTTGGAAGGACGTGACGAACAGCCAACCGCTGTGATCATGGATGCTCGAACGCTGCAATCGACTCCTGAAAGTGGAGGCCGCGCGGGATACGACGGCGCGAAGAAAAAGAAGGGTTCGAAGGCCAATATTGCCGTCGATACACTGGGAAATCTGCTGGCGGTTTACATCACTGCAGCCAATGAGCAAGACCGCGACCAAGTCGCCATCCTCTCGCAGAGAGTGCAAGAGGTGACGGGCAGCAACGTGGAGATAGCGTACGTCGATCAAGGCTATACGGGCGCCGCAGCAGCCGAGCAGGCTGAAGCATCCTCGATAAGATTACAAGTTATAAAACATACCGAGACCAAGCGAGGCTTTGTCCTATTGCCACGCCGCTGGGTTGTTGAGCGCACCTTTGGTTGGCTGAGTCGCTTCCGCCGTCTCGCGCGTGATTATGAGAGACTCACCGTCACGCTCACCAACTTCCACTGGCTCGCCTTCCTCACCATACTCCTCGCAAAAATCTACAGACAAAGTCAATAA
- a CDS encoding MlaD family protein → MDERTLRFRVGVVVLIAAIITGILVTRLGDMPFPGTSTYEVSVLFPTAPGVTVGTPVRKSGVSIGRVTQVELMKPSGVRVSTDIDSRYVILDSELCRIATASVLGDAVLEFVPGNAVVANPQQLTDGSEIQNGVVAGNPLDVLVNLETDMRIALRSIQEASNRVGQTASNLNAVVANNDDQLPRLFQKTEKALDQFNTTMSTINTVFGDPELRDGMKQSLNDVPKLLAEARVTLQNANEAFEGFKSVSERADRNLANLENFTKPLGERGGQIAENLDGSLSNVNQLLEQLVEFTDGLNSREGTLGRLMNDGELYDRLNRTLANAEDITSRIKPILDDVRIFSDKIARDPRQLGVKGAIDRRPLGVGTKPAVYNDGESYEPFTIDQTSWDSTPFPQE, encoded by the coding sequence ATGGATGAAAGAACACTTCGGTTTCGCGTCGGCGTCGTCGTACTCATCGCCGCCATCATCACCGGCATCTTGGTGACGCGACTCGGCGACATGCCCTTTCCAGGGACGAGCACCTATGAAGTCTCGGTGCTGTTTCCGACCGCCCCAGGCGTAACCGTAGGGACACCTGTACGAAAAAGTGGTGTCTCGATCGGTCGCGTGACCCAAGTCGAGCTGATGAAGCCCAGCGGTGTGCGCGTGTCGACCGATATCGACAGCCGCTATGTAATTCTCGACAGCGAACTCTGCCGCATTGCCACCGCCAGCGTGCTCGGTGATGCCGTGCTTGAGTTTGTTCCGGGCAATGCTGTTGTCGCGAATCCACAGCAACTGACCGACGGCTCGGAGATTCAAAACGGTGTGGTCGCGGGTAATCCGCTCGACGTGCTTGTGAATCTCGAAACCGACATGCGGATCGCACTGCGAAGCATTCAAGAAGCGAGCAATCGGGTCGGTCAGACCGCCTCGAACTTGAATGCCGTCGTCGCTAACAACGATGATCAGCTTCCTCGTTTGTTTCAAAAAACAGAGAAGGCGCTCGATCAATTCAACACCACGATGAGCACTATCAACACGGTGTTTGGCGATCCAGAACTGCGCGACGGGATGAAGCAGTCACTCAACGATGTACCGAAACTTCTGGCGGAAGCTCGCGTGACCCTGCAGAACGCAAACGAAGCATTTGAGGGATTCAAGAGTGTGAGCGAGCGAGCAGATCGCAACCTGGCAAATCTCGAAAACTTCACCAAGCCACTGGGTGAACGAGGTGGACAGATTGCTGAGAACCTCGACGGCAGCCTGTCGAATGTAAATCAGCTTCTCGAGCAACTGGTGGAATTCACCGATGGGCTGAACAGCCGCGAAGGTACGCTCGGCCGCCTGATGAACGATGGCGAGCTTTACGATCGGCTGAATCGCACCCTGGCCAATGCCGAAGATATCACCTCGCGCATCAAGCCGATTCTCGATGACGTGCGCATCTTTAGTGACAAGATTGCTCGCGATCCTCGTCAGCTCGGCGTGAAGGGTGCCATCGATCGCCGGCCGCTGGGGGTTGGCACCAAGCCAGCCGTTTACAACGACGGCGAAAGCTACGAACCTTTCACGATCGACCAAACTTCGTGGGATTCTACGCCGTTTCCCCAAGAATAA
- a CDS encoding type II secretion system F family protein — MDQRTSSVLGIEQLACLHDEIAAISRAKLPLGDALTAFGNDVPGKLGAAAREVGSRIASGESLEQAVGAVSSHWPQAYSAVVKIGVRVGRLPAALEAIADVSRTIVAARRAVLSAMIPPLFVFFLGYGLLLFFIATSAQTMLDFALELKVPRIEQLQSIFDATRSTMWLWGPAIPLLIIAYLAFSWFRLGRTIRVSPERGRRSLHPVRRLASLQAFQMQATFCDLLALLVENQVPLPEAIRLAQRALGPSLEHPSLEVWATALERGERAPRFPEVLPSALEAALTSGDPRANALVLRAIATERRREAASGLYWLTTKFPLIAVFLFAGSMAITYVAVTIVPWMLMLNRLSTLEGL, encoded by the coding sequence ATGGATCAGCGCACCTCCTCCGTACTCGGGATCGAGCAACTCGCTTGCTTACACGACGAGATCGCTGCGATCTCGCGAGCAAAGTTGCCTCTTGGCGATGCGCTCACGGCGTTTGGCAACGATGTACCTGGAAAGCTCGGAGCAGCAGCGCGTGAAGTGGGGAGTCGAATTGCCAGCGGAGAATCGCTCGAACAAGCGGTCGGGGCCGTTTCCTCGCACTGGCCGCAGGCTTACTCGGCCGTCGTCAAGATTGGTGTGCGGGTCGGACGACTTCCAGCGGCGCTTGAAGCGATTGCCGATGTCAGCCGCACGATTGTGGCTGCCCGACGCGCCGTTCTCTCGGCGATGATCCCACCCCTATTTGTTTTTTTCCTCGGCTATGGACTGTTGCTGTTTTTCATTGCCACCTCCGCGCAAACGATGCTGGACTTTGCGCTCGAACTCAAAGTGCCTCGCATCGAGCAGTTACAGTCAATATTCGATGCCACGCGATCAACCATGTGGCTCTGGGGCCCCGCGATCCCACTGCTAATCATCGCCTATCTCGCCTTCTCGTGGTTTCGGCTTGGGCGGACGATTCGAGTTTCCCCCGAACGAGGTCGGCGTTCGCTGCATCCAGTCCGACGCCTGGCATCGCTGCAAGCTTTTCAGATGCAGGCTACTTTTTGCGATCTCCTCGCGCTTTTGGTCGAAAACCAAGTTCCTCTTCCTGAAGCGATTCGACTCGCTCAGCGCGCGCTAGGACCTTCGCTAGAACACCCCTCGCTCGAAGTTTGGGCCACCGCGCTCGAGCGAGGTGAACGTGCTCCTCGATTTCCCGAAGTATTGCCGAGCGCTTTGGAAGCCGCTTTAACCAGTGGTGATCCACGCGCAAACGCCCTGGTGCTGCGGGCCATCGCTACCGAGCGCCGTCGCGAAGCTGCCAGCGGGCTGTACTGGCTCACCACCAAGTTTCCGCTGATTGCTGTCTTCCTCTTCGCCGGATCGATGGCGATCACTTATGTTGCCGTCACCATCGTGCCGTGGATGTTGATGCTCAATCGGCTTTCCACACTGGAGGGGTTATGA
- a CDS encoding type II secretion system F family protein, with translation MSQVPPPENAPLLVSSSANQSLVSAAMLLATTLSQREEVHLRRIAELLSQGMTIDQALSHDAKKVRVVSLTSVAALKLAASSAEPVIAMSRWIENRARGKRVWQRFRSAVGYSVWVSLGTIVPLLLLQWGWGVFIYSPLLTMIREFGLSNIPVHFEGLEWWMLRGAPASLALYIAALVAVGLFRILSGPLAWSRFSRAIPVLGPMQQWTSAAWWMKDLSLLLESEQTLPAAIAGTSQLGHDPVLIELSEELGREIASGQTLAASIGRFSEIPGSVIPLVSLGERQNSLPAQLMCGAEILEARLEAWAEFLSGTLPTILLMLVGLVAFGLLYQSIAMGQVMMMVIQGLT, from the coding sequence ATGAGCCAAGTCCCTCCTCCCGAAAATGCCCCACTACTAGTTTCTAGTTCCGCGAATCAGTCGCTTGTTTCGGCCGCCATGCTGCTGGCCACCACACTTTCGCAGCGAGAAGAAGTCCATCTTCGCCGCATCGCCGAGTTGCTCTCGCAAGGGATGACGATCGACCAGGCTCTCTCGCACGATGCGAAGAAGGTGCGCGTTGTTTCGCTCACGTCGGTCGCTGCGCTGAAGCTCGCAGCCAGCAGCGCTGAACCAGTCATCGCCATGAGTCGCTGGATCGAAAACCGCGCGCGGGGCAAACGTGTCTGGCAGCGCTTTCGCTCCGCTGTCGGCTATAGCGTCTGGGTATCGCTCGGAACCATCGTGCCACTCCTGTTGCTGCAATGGGGCTGGGGTGTTTTCATTTACTCGCCACTGCTCACCATGATTCGCGAATTCGGGCTTAGCAACATCCCAGTTCATTTCGAGGGGCTCGAGTGGTGGATGCTCCGAGGAGCGCCAGCCAGTTTGGCGCTGTACATCGCCGCGCTCGTCGCTGTCGGACTCTTTCGAATCCTCAGCGGCCCACTCGCCTGGTCCCGCTTCAGCCGAGCTATACCCGTTCTTGGTCCGATGCAGCAATGGACATCTGCCGCCTGGTGGATGAAAGATCTTTCGCTGCTCCTAGAGTCCGAGCAGACCCTTCCTGCCGCAATTGCAGGGACAAGTCAACTCGGCCACGATCCGGTACTGATCGAGTTGTCCGAAGAGCTTGGTCGCGAGATCGCATCCGGCCAAACGTTGGCTGCTTCCATCGGCCGCTTTAGTGAGATTCCAGGCTCGGTGATTCCGCTTGTTTCGCTCGGCGAAAGGCAAAATTCACTTCCTGCCCAGTTGATGTGTGGTGCCGAGATTCTCGAGGCACGACTCGAAGCCTGGGCAGAATTCCTTTCCGGCACGCTCCCCACCATTTTGCTGATGTTGGTCGGTCTCGTGGCGTTCGGTCTGCTCTATCAATCGATTGCGATGGGACAGGTGATGATGATGGTGATACAAGGACTTACATAA